In Pedobacter sp. WC2423, the following are encoded in one genomic region:
- a CDS encoding YiiX/YebB-like N1pC/P60 family cysteine hydrolase — protein sequence MKKCLTKSTMRKLLICILSALLLSFYAKAQENIQLKSGDLIFQNLDCGPLCDAINAVTQGYEGNKFSHMGMVLLRNDSVLIIEASGKNVHLTPLQTFLSKSAHPHYVGRLKPAYQKVIPAALAFSMAQMGVLYDDQYLYNNGKYYCSELIYDAFKAANKNKPFFKLFPMTYKEPGSGAYFPVWKVYFGHLNMEVPEGKPGCNPGGISLSDKIDILGQKK from the coding sequence ATGAAGAAATGTCTTACTAAATCAACCATGCGTAAATTATTGATTTGTATTTTATCAGCCTTGCTTTTATCTTTTTATGCAAAAGCACAGGAAAATATTCAATTAAAATCCGGTGATCTGATTTTCCAGAATTTAGACTGCGGCCCTTTGTGCGATGCGATCAATGCAGTTACGCAAGGCTATGAGGGAAATAAATTCAGTCATATGGGAATGGTGCTGCTAAGAAACGATAGTGTGCTGATCATTGAAGCCTCCGGAAAAAATGTACACCTTACGCCACTCCAAACATTTTTGTCCAAATCTGCACATCCGCATTATGTGGGGAGATTAAAACCTGCTTATCAAAAGGTAATCCCAGCAGCACTGGCATTTTCAATGGCACAGATGGGTGTGCTGTACGATGATCAGTACTTATATAACAATGGAAAATACTATTGTTCTGAATTGATATATGATGCCTTCAAAGCGGCCAACAAGAATAAACCTTTTTTCAAATTATTCCCGATGACTTACAAAGAACCGGGTTCGGGTGCTTATTTTCCGGTATGGAAAGTGTACTTTGGACACTTAAACATGGAAGTTCCTGAAGGTAAACCCGGATGTAACCCAGGCGGCATCTCTTTATCTGATAAAATTGATATTTTAGGGCAAAAAAAATAA
- a CDS encoding FecR family protein — MMINEKEALTLLSKYNSGTATDTEVKLLESWYSAEILKQNLSETEEDFSHLKDEIWAGTLQRANLVEEEVFIAEKRPARSIKRWYQLTAAAAVFIIGSVYLINRQQTAENSLSKNLEMANHITAGKNKATLTLANGHQIILSDDVKGKLAEEAGVCITKTKNGELLYTIISKPGHAASPGSAYNTISTAAGENYQVVLPDGSKIKLNAASSLKYPASFTFQKERRVELIGEAYFEVAKDKNHPFKVKTKGQEVEVLGTHFNISSYADCAITHTTLLEGSVKVSLSGYAGEKDRAAHTILLKPGEQAIQKANNITMLPADIEQATAWKEGWFCFKSTKLQDVLSEAAKWYDLEIVYKGAIPTDRFTGKIPKAASLGKFIKLLQLSDIKFSIEGRKMIIN; from the coding sequence ATGATGATCAATGAGAAAGAAGCACTCACTCTTCTTAGCAAATATAATTCGGGCACAGCTACAGATACGGAAGTCAAACTATTAGAAAGCTGGTATAGTGCAGAAATTCTGAAACAAAATCTTTCTGAAACCGAAGAAGATTTCAGCCACTTGAAAGATGAAATCTGGGCAGGGACATTGCAGCGTGCGAACCTGGTTGAAGAAGAAGTGTTTATTGCTGAAAAAAGGCCTGCCAGATCAATCAAACGCTGGTATCAATTGACTGCGGCAGCAGCTGTATTCATTATAGGTTCCGTTTATTTAATAAACAGACAGCAGACAGCAGAAAATAGTCTTTCAAAAAACCTTGAAATGGCTAACCATATTACAGCAGGGAAAAATAAGGCAACCCTGACACTCGCTAACGGACATCAGATCATTTTATCTGATGATGTAAAGGGAAAACTGGCAGAAGAGGCTGGGGTATGTATTACTAAAACAAAAAATGGAGAACTCCTCTATACCATAATTTCAAAACCTGGTCATGCAGCTTCACCGGGTTCTGCATATAATACAATTTCCACTGCTGCCGGAGAAAACTATCAGGTAGTTTTACCGGATGGTTCAAAAATCAAACTCAATGCGGCATCTTCTTTAAAATATCCTGCATCATTTACTTTTCAAAAAGAGCGCAGGGTTGAACTTATTGGCGAAGCCTACTTTGAAGTGGCCAAAGATAAAAATCATCCTTTTAAAGTCAAAACAAAGGGGCAGGAAGTGGAAGTGCTGGGTACTCATTTTAACATCAGCAGTTATGCGGATTGTGCCATTACGCATACCACCTTATTAGAGGGGTCAGTCAAAGTTTCTTTATCAGGTTATGCCGGGGAAAAAGACAGGGCTGCGCATACCATTTTATTGAAACCAGGAGAACAAGCTATACAGAAAGCAAATAACATTACTATGCTACCTGCTGATATTGAACAAGCTACAGCCTGGAAAGAAGGCTGGTTCTGCTTTAAAAGTACAAAGCTGCAAGATGTATTAAGTGAGGCTGCAAAATGGTACGACCTGGAAATTGTTTACAAGGGGGCTATACCAACCGACCGTTTTACAGGAAAGATACCGAAAGCTGCCAGTCTTGGCAAATTCATCAAGCTATTACAGCTGAGCGATATTAAATTCAGTATCGAAGGCAGAAAAATGATAATCAACTAA
- a CDS encoding NAD(P)/FAD-dependent oxidoreductase: MPVQTDILIIGGGLAGLTAALHLQQAGIEVILIEKDTYPHHKVCGEYISNEVLPYLKWLDADPAVLHPSVISKMQFSTVSGRRISTRLPLGGFGVSRYQLDHFLYQKFLARGGRVIQDTVSSVVYEKDTFLVSTQSENQYIARQVIGAYGKRSAIDLKLKRKFIQHKSPFLAVKGHYAGKFEDGLVALHNFKGGYCGASKIEGQKINICYLANYETFKTHKNIAAYQENVLYQNKHLKSLFENSEPLFDTPITISQLSFGAREAVVDHILMIGDTAALIHPLCGNGMAMAIHSARICSELLLLFFKGEIPDRTAMEKRYLIAWNQHFRSRLWMGRTLSALFEKEYLTEKLLAGMVRLPFLLPLIIKKTHGHTLTVPE, encoded by the coding sequence ATGCCTGTTCAAACTGATATTCTTATTATAGGTGGCGGATTAGCCGGATTAACCGCAGCATTACATCTTCAGCAAGCAGGGATTGAGGTAATCCTGATTGAAAAGGATACCTATCCTCATCATAAAGTTTGTGGTGAATATATTTCTAATGAGGTTCTCCCCTATTTAAAATGGCTGGATGCTGATCCGGCAGTACTGCATCCTTCGGTAATTTCTAAAATGCAATTTTCTACAGTTTCAGGACGTCGTATTTCTACCCGGTTACCTCTGGGCGGATTTGGAGTGAGCCGCTATCAGCTGGATCATTTTCTCTATCAAAAATTTCTGGCCAGAGGAGGCCGGGTAATACAGGATACAGTAAGCAGTGTAGTTTATGAAAAAGATACTTTCCTGGTGTCTACGCAAAGTGAAAACCAATATATAGCCAGACAGGTGATTGGTGCTTATGGCAAACGTTCTGCTATTGACCTCAAATTAAAAAGAAAGTTTATACAGCATAAATCGCCATTTCTGGCTGTAAAAGGACATTACGCTGGTAAATTTGAAGACGGGCTTGTTGCATTGCATAATTTTAAAGGAGGCTATTGCGGTGCTTCTAAAATTGAAGGGCAAAAAATCAATATCTGTTACCTGGCAAATTATGAAACCTTCAAAACACACAAAAATATCGCAGCTTACCAGGAAAATGTACTGTATCAGAATAAACACTTAAAAAGTCTTTTTGAAAACTCAGAACCACTGTTTGATACACCAATAACGATCAGTCAACTCTCTTTTGGTGCCAGAGAAGCAGTGGTTGATCATATCCTGATGATTGGCGACACTGCGGCATTGATACATCCTTTGTGTGGAAACGGTATGGCCATGGCCATACACAGCGCCAGGATTTGCTCAGAATTATTGCTTTTGTTTTTTAAAGGAGAGATCCCCGACAGAACTGCCATGGAAAAACGCTATCTTATAGCGTGGAATCAACACTTCAGATCCAGATTATGGATGGGAAGGACTTTATCAGCCCTGTTCGAA
- the zwf gene encoding glucose-6-phosphate dehydrogenase, with translation MKTSQCLNPTVFVIFGGTGDLNMRKLAPALYNLYSDGYMPKDYAIIGTARSKLTDVQFRNTIMEGVNSFSRAGKVKKEKWDGFAENVYYNPVDVSAPETFQDLKISIEKLRKKFGPKTQVIYYLAVAPNLFPLIAECIAKYDLAGNEDNCRIVIEKPFGRDLETAKELNKLLTGIFTEKQIYRIDHYLGKETVQNIMAFRFANSFLEPLWNRTYIDHVQISVTEQLGVGDRGGYYDGAGALRDMIQNHILQLLCLIGMETPINFDADEIRNKKVDVLKAMRPFGPDDIRMSTVRGQYSKGWVEGKEVPGYRSEKDVAPESNTETFAAAKFFVDNWRWQGIPFYVRTGKRLFQTSSLITIQFKDVPHQVFPAGVTEHWQQNRLIISIQPEMSIRLQVQAKRPGLDMVLNPVDMVFDYKGTYSAEAPEAYETLLLDVMIADQTQFMRADQVESAWELLMPVINAWESKTSLSFPNYPADSWGPEDAEALIARDGFHWFTLPLKNKD, from the coding sequence ATGAAAACAAGTCAATGCCTTAACCCAACCGTTTTTGTCATCTTTGGTGGCACTGGGGATTTAAATATGCGCAAACTTGCGCCAGCACTTTATAACTTGTATTCTGATGGCTATATGCCTAAAGATTATGCAATCATCGGAACAGCGAGAAGCAAGCTCACTGATGTACAGTTCCGTAACACGATTATGGAGGGGGTAAATAGTTTCTCCCGTGCCGGTAAGGTTAAAAAAGAAAAATGGGATGGTTTTGCAGAAAATGTATACTACAACCCTGTAGATGTATCTGCTCCTGAAACTTTCCAGGATCTTAAAATAAGCATTGAAAAGCTCAGGAAAAAATTCGGCCCTAAAACGCAGGTGATTTATTACCTGGCAGTAGCACCAAATTTATTCCCGTTAATCGCAGAATGTATTGCTAAATATGATCTTGCTGGTAATGAAGACAATTGCCGTATCGTAATTGAAAAGCCTTTCGGTCGTGATTTAGAAACTGCAAAGGAATTAAATAAATTGTTAACCGGAATTTTCACGGAGAAACAGATCTACAGAATTGACCATTATCTGGGTAAGGAAACTGTTCAGAATATTATGGCTTTCCGCTTTGCCAATTCATTCCTTGAACCACTCTGGAACCGTACTTATATTGATCACGTACAGATTTCTGTAACCGAGCAATTGGGTGTTGGAGATCGTGGTGGTTATTATGATGGTGCCGGTGCTTTAAGAGATATGATCCAGAATCATATTTTACAGCTTCTTTGTTTAATTGGTATGGAAACGCCTATCAATTTTGATGCTGACGAAATCAGAAATAAGAAAGTTGATGTATTGAAAGCTATGCGTCCTTTTGGGCCTGATGATATCCGTATGAGCACTGTTCGCGGACAGTATTCTAAAGGATGGGTTGAGGGTAAAGAAGTTCCTGGTTACCGTTCTGAAAAAGATGTGGCACCTGAGTCTAATACAGAAACTTTTGCAGCAGCCAAATTCTTCGTGGATAACTGGCGCTGGCAGGGAATTCCTTTCTATGTACGTACAGGTAAACGTCTGTTCCAGACTTCTTCTCTGATTACGATACAGTTTAAGGATGTTCCTCACCAGGTTTTCCCTGCGGGTGTAACTGAACACTGGCAGCAAAACAGGCTGATCATCAGTATTCAGCCAGAAATGAGTATCCGTTTACAGGTACAGGCAAAAAGACCTGGACTGGACATGGTACTGAATCCAGTTGACATGGTTTTTGACTATAAAGGAACTTATAGTGCTGAAGCACCAGAGGCCTACGAGACTTTATTACTGGATGTAATGATTGCAGATCAGACGCAATTTATGCGTGCAGATCAGGTAGAAAGTGCATGGGAATTATTAATGCCTGTCATCAACGCATGGGAAAGTAAAACTTCATTAAGTTTCCCTAATTACCCTGCTGATTCATGGGGCCCTGAAGATGCCGAAGCACTGATTGCCAGAGACGGTTTCCACTGGTTCACCTTACCTTTAAAAAATAAAGACTAG
- a CDS encoding ROK family protein has product MANNEQEKESTNILSIDIGGTGIKACILKENGELFSEYTKLPTPKDSTPENVIKVIHELVAPLTPYSKIAIGFPGYVKCGIVETAPNLAKNQWAGYPLAQHISDTLGKPVRLINDADQQALGIISGKGFEIVLTLGTGFGTALTFDGELLPHLELSHLPVTKNKDYDDYIGEKAFQKEGDKKWNERLKRIIEIYKTVFNYDVLYLGGGNSKHINFELEHNIHLVSNRDGIKGGAKLWAAREKYHVFTTYPKSNTTNGK; this is encoded by the coding sequence ATGGCCAACAACGAGCAAGAAAAAGAGAGTACCAATATTTTATCAATTGATATTGGCGGGACCGGTATCAAGGCCTGTATCTTAAAAGAAAATGGCGAACTATTCTCTGAATATACAAAACTGCCAACACCAAAGGATTCAACTCCTGAAAATGTAATCAAAGTTATTCATGAATTGGTTGCCCCGCTTACCCCTTACAGTAAAATTGCCATTGGTTTTCCCGGTTATGTAAAATGTGGTATCGTGGAAACGGCCCCTAACTTAGCGAAAAACCAATGGGCAGGTTATCCGCTTGCACAGCATATCAGTGATACTTTAGGCAAACCTGTCCGGTTAATTAACGATGCGGATCAACAGGCACTGGGCATTATATCAGGTAAGGGTTTTGAAATCGTACTTACCTTAGGTACAGGTTTTGGTACGGCCTTAACTTTTGACGGAGAATTACTTCCGCACCTTGAACTTTCTCATCTTCCGGTAACTAAAAACAAGGATTATGATGATTATATAGGTGAGAAAGCTTTCCAGAAAGAAGGCGACAAAAAATGGAACGAAAGACTAAAACGAATTATAGAAATTTATAAAACAGTGTTTAACTATGATGTACTTTATCTTGGAGGCGGAAATTCTAAACACATCAATTTTGAACTAGAGCACAATATTCACCTTGTTTCTAACAGGGATGGGATAAAAGGCGGTGCAAAATTATGGGCTGCCAGGGAAAAATATCACGTTTTCACTACCTATCCAAAATCAAATACAACAAATGGAAAGTAA
- a CDS encoding RNA polymerase sigma factor produces the protein MGMYSEYSDGELTELLKSGDRFAFTEIYNRYWSVLYAQVYKMLRDEDDAKDVIQEIFSKLWINAAAIKSNHNLGGLLYTAARNKVLNSIEKSKVRHDYAKSIAAFVSETDPDTIDKLDEKRLSKIIEREIQSLPPKMREIFELSRKENLSHKEIAEKLNLSDQTVKKQVQNALKIIRPRIEQIGFSLIVLIIFR, from the coding sequence ATGGGCATGTATAGTGAGTATTCAGATGGTGAACTAACTGAATTATTGAAATCTGGTGATCGTTTTGCATTTACTGAAATTTATAATCGGTACTGGAGTGTCTTATATGCACAGGTTTATAAGATGCTCAGAGATGAAGATGATGCTAAAGACGTAATTCAGGAAATATTCAGTAAACTTTGGATAAATGCAGCAGCAATTAAATCCAATCATAATTTAGGTGGCCTGTTATATACTGCCGCAAGAAATAAGGTGCTTAACAGTATAGAGAAAAGTAAAGTCCGCCATGACTATGCAAAATCTATTGCTGCTTTTGTCTCAGAAACAGATCCTGATACTATAGATAAACTGGATGAAAAAAGACTCAGTAAAATTATTGAGCGCGAAATCCAGAGTCTGCCCCCAAAGATGCGGGAGATTTTTGAACTGAGCCGCAAAGAAAATCTTTCCCATAAAGAGATTGCCGAAAAGCTGAATTTATCAGACCAGACAGTGAAAAAGCAAGTGCAAAATGCCCTGAAAATTATCAGGCCCAGGATTGAACAAATAGGTTTTAGCTTAATTGTTTTAATTATTTTCAGATAA
- the gndA gene encoding NADP-dependent phosphogluconate dehydrogenase, which translates to MESKFTLGMIGLGTMGRNLLLNMADKGFAVTGYDKDPKMIQKLKEDGAKHNLTAYGSLEDFIGSLELPRRIMLLVPAGPIVDSVIEELLPLLDKGDIIIDSGNSHFTDTSKRAVDLSGHGIHFFGMGISGGEEGARFGPSIMPGGDKTAYGVMQEILEAVSAKVNGDPCVAYIGPGASGHFVKMVHNGIEYAMMQLLAEAYDIMKNALEYSNEQIHDVFEQWNNGRLQSFLLEVTKDIFAFKDEKTGGYLVDYIKDEAKSKGTGKWTSQVSMDLQLPIPSINEAVSTRDLSKFKSLRTALSKTYTQGKYAVGDKDQFIVELEQALYFAVISSYAQGLHLLWQASITYEYELNLHEIAQIWRGGCIIRAEFLEDIYQAYKKQPDLEHLYADAGIAKKLEEILPGMRSVVSHTVLTGLAVPAFASALTYFDSLKTERMPSNLIQAQRDFFGAHQFERTDAEGTFHAIWNPVKS; encoded by the coding sequence ATGGAAAGTAAATTCACATTAGGAATGATAGGCCTTGGTACAATGGGCCGCAATTTATTACTGAATATGGCCGATAAAGGCTTTGCAGTAACAGGTTATGACAAGGATCCGAAAATGATCCAGAAACTTAAGGAAGATGGTGCAAAGCACAATCTGACGGCCTACGGCTCATTAGAAGATTTTATTGGAAGTCTGGAGTTACCAAGAAGAATTATGCTTCTTGTACCTGCAGGACCAATTGTTGACAGTGTTATTGAGGAGCTTTTACCTTTACTGGATAAAGGTGATATTATTATTGATAGTGGAAACTCTCATTTTACAGATACCAGCAAAAGAGCAGTTGATCTTTCTGGTCATGGAATCCACTTCTTCGGCATGGGTATTTCTGGTGGTGAAGAAGGTGCACGTTTTGGCCCGAGCATTATGCCAGGTGGCGATAAGACTGCTTATGGGGTGATGCAAGAGATTCTCGAAGCTGTTTCTGCTAAAGTAAATGGTGATCCGTGTGTGGCTTATATTGGCCCCGGAGCTTCAGGTCACTTTGTAAAAATGGTACATAATGGTATAGAATATGCCATGATGCAGTTGTTGGCTGAGGCTTATGACATTATGAAAAATGCACTTGAATATTCAAATGAGCAGATTCATGATGTATTTGAGCAGTGGAACAATGGTCGTTTACAGTCTTTCTTATTAGAAGTGACTAAAGATATCTTTGCTTTCAAAGATGAAAAAACTGGTGGTTACCTGGTTGATTACATCAAAGATGAAGCGAAATCCAAAGGTACTGGAAAATGGACATCACAAGTATCGATGGATTTACAGTTACCAATTCCTTCTATCAATGAAGCGGTAAGTACAAGAGATTTATCGAAATTCAAAAGCTTACGTACTGCGTTATCTAAAACTTATACTCAGGGCAAATATGCTGTTGGAGATAAAGATCAATTTATTGTTGAGCTGGAACAGGCTTTATATTTTGCTGTAATTTCTTCTTATGCGCAAGGTCTTCATTTATTATGGCAGGCATCTATTACTTATGAATATGAACTGAATTTACATGAAATCGCACAAATCTGGCGTGGTGGATGTATCATCAGAGCTGAATTCTTAGAAGATATTTACCAGGCTTATAAAAAACAACCAGATCTGGAGCATCTTTATGCTGATGCAGGTATCGCAAAAAAATTAGAAGAAATCCTTCCGGGCATGAGATCTGTAGTTAGCCACACGGTATTAACAGGATTAGCTGTTCCCGCATTTGCTTCTGCCCTGACCTATTTCGATTCGTTAAAAACAGAAAGAATGCCTTCTAATTTAATTCAGGCACAAAGAGACTTTTTTGGTGCACACCAGTTTGAACGTACTGATGCAGAAGGAACGTTTCATGCTATCTGGAATCCAGTAAAATCGTAA
- the pgl gene encoding 6-phosphogluconolactonase, whose amino-acid sequence MNLLIYKTKSELLKDLADYVIAIAEKAIAEKDCFNFVLTGGNSPKELYEMLSTTYREKLDWSKVFFFIGDERNVPPGHESYNGLMANKSILAPLNIAADHIFFVDTTLAPEKAAIEYAKAITTHFGGADLAFDLILLGMGDDGHTASLFPGTDILDSKVVTVESVYVEKLATYRISFTAPLINKAKNVAFLVFGEAKADALKHVIEDDPKTPELYPSQLIDPIDGSLTWFLDSEAAKLLDN is encoded by the coding sequence ATGAACTTACTGATATATAAAACAAAAAGTGAGCTGCTGAAAGATTTGGCAGATTACGTGATCGCAATTGCTGAAAAAGCGATTGCAGAAAAGGATTGTTTTAATTTTGTGCTTACCGGCGGTAATTCTCCTAAAGAATTATATGAGATGCTGTCAACAACTTATCGTGAAAAGTTAGATTGGTCCAAGGTATTTTTCTTCATCGGCGATGAACGTAATGTTCCGCCCGGGCATGAGAGCTATAATGGCTTAATGGCAAATAAATCAATATTAGCCCCTTTGAATATCGCTGCAGACCATATCTTTTTTGTAGATACCACATTAGCTCCTGAAAAGGCTGCAATCGAATATGCTAAAGCAATCACTACTCATTTTGGTGGTGCTGACCTTGCTTTTGATCTTATTTTATTAGGTATGGGTGATGATGGACATACGGCTTCATTGTTCCCTGGAACTGATATTTTAGACAGTAAAGTAGTAACTGTAGAAAGTGTATATGTAGAGAAATTAGCGACCTACAGAATCAGTTTTACAGCGCCATTGATCAATAAGGCTAAAAATGTTGCCTTCCTTGTATTTGGTGAGGCTAAAGCCGATGCATTAAAACATGTCATTGAGGATGATCCTAAGACTCCTGAATTGTATCCATCACAATTGATTGATCCGATTGACGGAAGCCTGACCTGGTTCCTGGATAGTGAAGCAGCAAAATTGCTGGATAACTAA